Proteins co-encoded in one Rattus rattus isolate New Zealand chromosome 5, Rrattus_CSIRO_v1, whole genome shotgun sequence genomic window:
- the Spata5l1 gene encoding spermatogenesis-associated protein 5-like protein 1: MAPDSGPFPDGQFLKLLPVDPRDRDTQRCRLGPAAFRSLGVRLGSPMRISLPAGGCCLCTAWPRRDGADGFVQLDLQCANPGAAAAAGRISMDCLQPVSCPPLRRLEVWPVLRPQAGAPSSDAVLEVSLELLRNRPVSRGHVVATPPGIPGPVAALHVVSGTPDPEPAGRVTPHTRITLSDKPPPQVEPPGEVTLGGLSETADSLRELLRLPLCYPLALAALGLAVPRGVLLAGPPGVGKTQLVRAVAREAGAELLAVSAPALQGTRPGETEENVRRVFQRAQELASRGPSLLFLDEVDALCPRRGSPQRAPESRAVAQVLTLLDGIHGDREVVVVGATNRPDELDPALRRPGRFDREVIIGTPTLKQREAILGVITSKMPISSHIDLGLLAEMTVGYVGADLTALCREAATCALLKNEKNQNSPKIEETDFLEAFKKVQPSSFRSSIGLTDIRPVGWEQIGGLEDVKLKLKQCVEWPLKFPQEFARMGLTQPKGLLLYGPPGCAKTTLVRALATSCHCSFVSVCGADLFSPFVGDSEKVLSQVFRQARANTPALVFLDEIDSVLGSRSVGSSGCDARERVLSVLLNELDGVGVRTVERRGSKASQQECQEILSRSVMIVVATNRPDVLDDALLRPGRLDKMIYVPPPDREGRLSILKVCTNNMPIGLNVSLENLAAETCYFSGADLRNLCKEAALFALQENGLEATTVEQEHFTEALKTVKPSLTLKDLTFYENLFKKELSNLEDH; encoded by the exons ATGGCTCCGGACTCGGGGCCCTTCCCCGACGGACAATTTTTGaagctgctgcctgtggatccccgGGACCGGGACACCCAGCGCTGCCGCCTAGGGCCGGCCGCCTTCCGCAGCCTGGGCGTGCGCCTGGGCTCGCCGATGAGGATCTCGTTGCCCGCCGGGGGCTGCTGCCTCTGCACAGCTTGGCCACGGCGCGACGGGGCGGACGGCTTTGTGCAGTTAGACTTGCAGTGCGCTAACCCCGGAGCCGCGGCAGCTGCGGGGAGGATCAGTATGGACTGCTTGCAACCGGTGTCCTGTCCACCCCTGCGGCGCCTAGAGGTGTGGCCCGTGCTGCGGCCGCAGGCGGGAGCCCCGAGTTCCGACGCGGTGCTGGAGGTATCGCTGGAGCTGCTGCGCAACCGGCCGGTGTCGCGAGGACACGTGGTGGCCACCCCGCCGGGTATCCCCGGCCCCGTAGCAGCTCTGCACGTGGTGAGCGGGACACCGGACCCAGAGCCCGCCGGGCGGGTCACACCGCACACCCGCATCACGCTCAGCGACAAACCTCCGCCACAGGTCGAGCCTCCGGGGGAGGTGACCCTTGGGGGCCTGTCGGAGACCGCCGACTCCCTAAGGGAGCTGCTCCGCCTGCCGCTGTGTTATCCGCTCGCCTTAGCCGCACTGGGGCTAGCGGTGCCCCGCGGGGTGCTCCTGGCGGGACCCCCGGGAGTGGGCAAGACCCAGTTAGTGCGGGCCGTGGCGCGAGAGGCCGGCGCCGAGCTGCTTGCGGTGAGCGCCCCGGCGCTGCAGGGCACTCGGCCCGGAGAGACCGAGGAGAATGTGCGGCGCGTGTTCCAGCGCGCTCAGGAGCTGGCCAGCCGCGGGcccagcctcctcttcctggACGAGGTGGACGCCCTGTGTCCCCGGAGAGGCAGCCCCCAGCGAGCTCCGGAGAGCCGCGCGGTGGCCCAGGTGTTGACGCTGCTGGACGGTATCCACGGGGACCGGGAGGTTGTGGTCGTGGGAGCCACCAACCGGCCAGACGAGTTAGACCCAGCGCTTCGCAGGCCGGGGAGGTTTGACAGAGAG GTGATCATTGGGACTCCCACACTTAAACAGAGAGAGGCAATTCTGGGAGTGATTACTTCAAAGATGCCCATCTCCAGTCATATCGATTTAGGCCTGCTGGCAGAAATGACAGTTGGCTATGTCGGTGCTGACCTGACAGCACTCTGTAGGGAGGCTGCCACGTGTGCTCTTCTCAAGAACGAAAAG AACCAAAACAGTCCTAAAATTGAGGAAACAGATTTTCTTGAAGCTTTTAAAAAGGTTCAGCCCTCATCATTTCGGAGTTCCATCGGACTGACAGACATCAGGCCTGTTGGCTGGGAGCAGATAGGGGGACTTGAAGACGTGAAGCTGAAGTTAAAGCAG TGTGTTGAGTGGCCTCTGAAGTTCCCTCAGGAGTTTGCTAGGATGGGTCTGACACAGCCAAAGGGCCTTCTCCTGTATGGTCCCCCTGGATGTGCCAAAACCACTCTGGTGAGGGCCCTGGCCACAAGCTGCCACTGCTCCTTCGTGTCAGTGTGCGGGGCtgacctcttctctccttttgttggagACTCAGAAAAAGTCTTGTCTCAg GTATTTCGACAAGCAAGAGCCAATACCCCAGCGCTTGTGTTTTTGGATGAAATTGACTCAGTCTTGGGGTCTCGCTCAGTCGGCTCCTCGGGATGTGATGCTCGGGAGAGAGTTCTTTCAGTTCTGCTGAACGAGCTCGATGGTGTGGGAGTTAGGACGGTAGAGAGAAGAGGGAGTAAAGCAAGCCAACAGG AGTGTCAAGAAATTCTTAGTCGGAGTGTCATGATTGTTGTGGCGACAAATAGGCCTGATGTGTTAGACGATGCCTTGTTACGACCTGGCAGATTAGATAAGATGATCTATGTCCCCCCTCCTGATCGAGAG ggcaggctttctattttaaaagtctgTACAAACAACATGCCAATAGGGCTCaatgtttctctagagaacctgGCGGCAGAAACCTGTTATTTCTCTGGAGCTGATCTGAGAAACCTCTGCAAAGAA GCTGCTCTGTTTGCTCTGCAAGAAAATGGACTGGAAGCGACCACAGTGGAACAGGAGCACTTCACAGAAGCACTCAAGACTGTGAAGCCATCCTTAACTCTGAAAGACTTGACTTTCTAcgaaaacttatttaaaaaagaactttCCAACTTGGAAgatcattaa